From Leifsonia sp. fls2-241-R2A-40a, one genomic window encodes:
- a CDS encoding ABC-F family ATP-binding cassette domain-containing protein — MPTITLSPLRAEGVSVTYGERRVLSDVSLTVGPGSRLGLIGENGAGKSTLLRVLAGAEVPDAGVLARPERTGFLWQEVRFQPHDTLGAMIEQSLAAVRAIERELEHAATALGAGEPGAEARYDTALAAAERAEIWSVDARRDELLDGLGVGGIPLARRLSEVSGGQRSRFALAALLLGRPDALLLDEPTNHLDDEAAAFLEGQLRGWAGPVVFASHDRTFLDAVATGLLDLDPARSGTTVFGGGYSAYLAEKSAERARWEKQFSDEQQELKALEHAAAVTARSIAWSGKVRDNDKFVKSVKGNALDRQISRRIRNAEGRLEELRTTQVRKPPARLGFSGIPSGFQVLGDGSGLLVQARQVRIPGRLEVGELSVAPASRILITGANGAGKSTLLSVLAGRLDPPSGSVQRRKGLRVGLLEQDVRFGDPSATPRRVYESAVGDRRAETVPLTSLGLIAPRDLDRPVGALSIGQQRRLALALIIARPPHLFLLDEPTNHLSLALATELEEALGAYPGAVVVASHDRWLRAGWEGETVHLA, encoded by the coding sequence ATGCCAACGATCACACTCTCCCCCCTGCGCGCCGAAGGCGTCTCCGTGACCTACGGTGAGCGCCGTGTGCTCAGCGACGTCTCGCTGACGGTCGGCCCGGGTTCGCGGCTCGGCCTGATCGGCGAGAACGGAGCAGGCAAGTCGACGCTGCTGCGCGTGCTCGCCGGCGCCGAGGTCCCGGACGCGGGCGTGCTCGCCCGGCCCGAGCGCACCGGATTCCTCTGGCAGGAGGTGCGGTTCCAGCCGCACGACACGCTCGGCGCCATGATCGAGCAGTCCCTCGCGGCCGTCCGCGCCATCGAGCGCGAGCTCGAGCACGCGGCCACGGCGCTGGGCGCGGGCGAGCCGGGCGCCGAGGCGCGCTACGACACCGCCCTCGCGGCGGCGGAGCGCGCCGAGATCTGGAGCGTGGATGCGCGCCGCGACGAGCTGCTCGACGGGCTCGGGGTGGGCGGCATCCCGCTGGCCCGGCGGCTGAGCGAGGTGTCCGGCGGCCAGCGCAGCCGCTTCGCGCTGGCCGCTCTGCTGCTCGGACGCCCGGACGCGCTGCTGCTCGACGAGCCCACCAACCATCTGGATGATGAGGCCGCGGCCTTCCTCGAGGGCCAGTTGAGGGGATGGGCGGGCCCGGTGGTCTTCGCCAGTCACGACCGGACGTTCCTTGACGCTGTCGCGACCGGCCTGCTGGACCTCGATCCCGCCCGCTCGGGGACGACGGTGTTCGGCGGCGGCTACAGCGCCTATCTGGCCGAGAAGTCGGCCGAGCGTGCGCGGTGGGAGAAGCAGTTCTCCGACGAGCAGCAGGAACTGAAGGCGCTGGAGCACGCGGCGGCGGTGACGGCGCGCTCTATCGCCTGGTCCGGGAAGGTGCGCGACAACGACAAGTTCGTCAAGTCGGTGAAGGGGAACGCGCTCGACCGGCAGATCTCCCGCCGGATCCGCAACGCCGAGGGGCGGCTCGAGGAGTTGCGCACCACCCAGGTGCGGAAGCCTCCGGCGCGTCTGGGCTTCTCGGGCATCCCGTCCGGGTTCCAGGTGCTGGGCGACGGCTCCGGGCTGCTGGTGCAGGCGAGACAGGTGCGCATCCCCGGGCGGCTGGAGGTCGGCGAGCTCTCCGTCGCTCCCGCCTCGCGGATCCTCATCACGGGGGCGAACGGGGCGGGCAAGTCGACGCTGCTCTCGGTGCTCGCCGGGCGGCTCGATCCCCCGTCGGGGTCGGTGCAGCGCCGGAAGGGACTGCGGGTCGGGCTGCTGGAACAGGATGTCCGGTTCGGCGATCCGTCTGCGACTCCCCGCCGGGTCTACGAGTCGGCTGTCGGCGACCGCCGTGCGGAGACGGTGCCGCTGACCTCCCTCGGCCTGATCGCTCCGCGCGATCTGGACCGCCCGGTCGGCGCGCTCTCGATCGGCCAGCAGCGCCGTCTGGCGCTGGCGCTGATCATCGCGCGACCTCCGCACCTCTTCCTGCTGGATGAGCCGACGAACCACCTGTCGCTCGCCCTGGCCACCGAGTTGGAGGAGGCACTGGGCGCGTATCCCGGCGCGGTCGTGGTGGCTAGCCACGACCGCTGGCTACGCGCCGGATGGGAGGGGGAGACGGTGCACCTTGCTTAA
- a CDS encoding malate:quinone oxidoreductase, with protein MSNSPIDVVLIGGGIMSATLGAMIQRVQPDWSIRIYERLGEVAQESSNPWNNAGTGHAALCELNYMPEASDGTVDPAKAISINEQFQLSRQFWSSLVAAGDLPEPNTFINSTPHMTFVRGRDNVRYLRKRYEALKDEPLFAGIEYSEDPAVIGEWTPLLTKKRNPKQRIAATRQTSGTDVDFGALTRSLIDNLVENGAELALNHSVRRIKRTKDGLWRLTVRHEVGNTSHVATARFVFVGAGGGALHLLQKSGIPEIEGFGGFPISGQFLRTSDPKIVAQHQAKVYGKAAVGAPPMSVPHLDTRVVDGQASLLFGPYAGFSPKFLKTGSWFDLPGSVRPGNLGPMLAVARDNFDLIKYLVGEVLANRAKKMKALQEFMPTAKSEDWELITAGQRVQVMKKDPKKGGVLQFGTEVVAAEDGSIAGLLGASPGASTAVPIMVDLLKRCFPDRFSGWLPTLKELIPTVGTTLNDKPDEAKRVLESTAETLHLAN; from the coding sequence GTGAGCAATTCTCCCATCGACGTCGTCCTGATCGGCGGCGGCATCATGAGTGCCACGCTGGGGGCCATGATCCAGCGTGTGCAGCCCGACTGGAGCATCCGGATCTACGAGCGGCTGGGCGAAGTCGCCCAGGAGTCCTCGAATCCATGGAACAACGCGGGCACCGGTCACGCTGCCCTGTGCGAGCTGAATTACATGCCCGAGGCCTCCGACGGCACCGTCGACCCGGCCAAGGCCATCAGCATCAACGAGCAGTTCCAGCTCAGCCGCCAGTTCTGGTCCAGCCTCGTGGCCGCGGGCGACCTCCCCGAGCCGAACACGTTCATCAACTCGACCCCGCACATGACGTTCGTCCGCGGGCGCGACAACGTCCGCTACCTGCGGAAGCGCTACGAGGCGCTCAAGGACGAGCCGCTGTTCGCCGGGATCGAGTACTCCGAGGACCCGGCGGTCATCGGCGAGTGGACCCCGCTGCTGACGAAGAAGCGCAACCCGAAGCAGCGCATCGCCGCCACTCGGCAGACCTCGGGCACCGATGTCGACTTCGGCGCGCTCACCCGCTCGCTCATCGACAACCTCGTCGAGAACGGCGCCGAGCTGGCGCTCAACCACTCCGTCCGCCGCATCAAGCGCACGAAGGACGGCCTCTGGCGCCTCACGGTCCGTCATGAAGTGGGCAACACGTCGCACGTCGCGACGGCGCGCTTCGTGTTCGTCGGCGCCGGCGGTGGTGCACTGCACCTGCTGCAGAAGTCGGGCATCCCCGAGATCGAGGGCTTCGGCGGCTTCCCGATCTCAGGCCAGTTCCTCCGCACCTCCGACCCGAAGATCGTCGCGCAGCATCAGGCGAAGGTCTACGGCAAGGCCGCCGTCGGCGCCCCGCCGATGTCCGTCCCGCACCTCGACACGCGCGTCGTCGACGGCCAGGCGTCGCTGCTGTTCGGCCCGTACGCCGGATTCAGCCCCAAGTTCCTGAAGACGGGTTCCTGGTTCGACCTCCCCGGTTCGGTCCGTCCGGGGAACCTGGGGCCGATGCTCGCCGTTGCCCGCGACAACTTCGACCTGATCAAGTACCTCGTCGGCGAGGTGCTCGCCAACCGGGCGAAGAAGATGAAGGCGCTTCAGGAGTTCATGCCCACCGCGAAGAGCGAGGACTGGGAGCTCATCACCGCCGGCCAGCGCGTCCAGGTCATGAAGAAGGATCCCAAGAAGGGCGGCGTGCTGCAGTTCGGCACCGAGGTGGTCGCAGCGGAGGACGGCTCGATCGCCGGCCTGCTCGGCGCATCCCCGGGGGCCTCGACGGCTGTCCCGATCATGGTGGACCTCCTCAAGCGCTGCTTCCCGGACCGGTTCTCCGGCTGGCTGCCGACGCTCAAGGAGCTCATCCCGACGGTCGGAACGACGCTCAACGACAAGCCGGATGAGGCGAAGCGCGTCCTCGAGTCGACCGCCGAGACCCTGCACCTCGCGAACTAG
- a CDS encoding aspartate-semialdehyde dehydrogenase produces the protein MTEFTDFDSNGVRLAVVGATGQVGSVMRRLLEERAFPVKSIRFFASSRSAGTTLPFKGQEITVEDVATADVSGIDIALFSAGATGSKAHAPRFAEAGAIVIDNSSGWRMDPDVPLVVSEVNPDAIADARKGIIANPNCTTMAAMPVLKPLHDEAGLSRLVVSTYQAVSGSGLAGAEELAEQARAAVADEHLLDLVHDGSAVTLPAPVKYVRPIAFDVIPLAGSIVDDGLNETDEEKKLRNESRKILGVPELLVSGTCVRVPVFTGHSLSINAEFSRPISPERVAELLADAPGVQLTDVPTPLQAAGSDPSFVGRIRADEGAPEGRGIALFISNDNLRKGAALNAVQIAELVAERLSNPVTA, from the coding sequence ATGACCGAGTTCACCGATTTCGACAGCAACGGCGTGCGACTGGCCGTCGTCGGCGCGACCGGCCAGGTGGGCAGCGTCATGCGCCGCCTGCTCGAGGAGCGCGCCTTCCCGGTGAAGAGCATCCGCTTCTTCGCCTCCTCCCGCTCGGCCGGGACCACGCTGCCCTTCAAGGGGCAGGAGATCACGGTCGAGGACGTCGCGACCGCTGACGTCTCCGGCATCGACATCGCCCTGTTCTCGGCCGGTGCGACCGGTTCGAAGGCGCACGCACCGCGGTTCGCCGAGGCGGGCGCCATCGTGATCGACAACTCCAGCGGCTGGCGGATGGACCCGGATGTGCCGCTGGTGGTGTCCGAGGTCAACCCGGACGCCATCGCGGATGCGCGCAAGGGCATCATCGCGAACCCGAACTGCACGACCATGGCGGCGATGCCCGTCCTCAAGCCGCTGCACGACGAAGCGGGCCTCTCCCGGCTCGTCGTGAGCACCTACCAGGCCGTCTCCGGCTCCGGGCTCGCCGGCGCCGAGGAGCTCGCCGAGCAGGCACGCGCCGCGGTCGCCGACGAGCACCTCCTCGACCTCGTCCACGACGGATCCGCCGTGACGCTTCCCGCGCCCGTCAAGTACGTCCGGCCGATCGCGTTCGACGTCATCCCGCTCGCCGGCTCCATCGTCGACGACGGGCTGAACGAGACCGACGAGGAGAAGAAGCTGCGCAACGAGTCGCGCAAGATCCTCGGCGTCCCCGAACTGCTGGTCAGCGGCACCTGCGTGCGCGTGCCCGTCTTCACCGGCCACTCGCTGTCGATCAACGCCGAGTTCTCGCGGCCGATCAGCCCGGAGCGGGTCGCCGAGCTGCTGGCGGATGCTCCCGGCGTGCAGCTCACCGACGTCCCCACGCCGCTGCAGGCGGCAGGAAGCGACCCGAGCTTCGTCGGCCGCATCCGCGCCGACGAGGGCGCTCCCGAGGGCCGCGGGATCGCGCTGTTCATCAGCAACGACAACCTCCGCAAGGGTGCTGCCCTCAACGCCGTGCAGATCGCCGAGCTGGTCGCCGAGCGTCTCTCGAACCCCGTCACCGCCTGA
- a CDS encoding aspartate kinase, translated as MALIVQKFGGSSVATAESIKRVAKRIVETRKAGNEVVVAVSAMGDTTDELLDLAHEVTPIPAPRELDMLLTAGERISMALLAMAIKSMGYDARSFTGSQAGMITDAQHGSARIVDVTPGRIQDALTEGAIAIVAGFQGFSRESRDITTLGRGGSDTTAVALAAALGAEVCEIYTDVDGVFTSDPRQVPLARKIDRITSEEMLELAAAGAKVLHIRAVEYARRHNVTLHVRSSFSNKEGTYVLNEAAAAEAAKKDGTVEEPIISGVATDLSEAKITVVGVPDVPGKAAQIFKIVAKANANVDMIVQNVSAAATSLTDISFTLPKSEGQRVLTALTAERDEVGYQSLQYDDQIGKLALVGAGMRTNSGVSAKLFEALYDAGINIEMISTSEIRISVVTRADTVAEAARVVHTAFGLDGDEKAVVYAGTGR; from the coding sequence GTGGCCCTCATCGTCCAGAAGTTCGGCGGTTCGTCCGTCGCGACAGCGGAGAGCATCAAGCGCGTCGCGAAACGGATCGTCGAGACGCGCAAGGCCGGCAACGAGGTCGTCGTCGCCGTCTCCGCGATGGGCGACACGACCGACGAACTCCTCGACCTGGCTCATGAGGTCACGCCGATCCCGGCACCGCGCGAACTGGACATGCTGCTCACCGCGGGCGAGCGCATCTCGATGGCGCTGCTCGCCATGGCGATCAAGAGCATGGGGTACGACGCACGCTCGTTCACCGGCAGCCAGGCGGGCATGATCACCGACGCCCAGCACGGCTCCGCGCGCATCGTCGATGTCACGCCGGGCCGCATCCAGGATGCGCTGACCGAGGGCGCGATCGCCATCGTCGCCGGCTTCCAGGGCTTCAGCCGCGAATCCCGCGACATCACGACGCTCGGCCGCGGCGGGTCCGACACGACCGCCGTCGCCCTCGCCGCCGCGCTCGGCGCCGAGGTGTGCGAGATCTACACCGACGTCGACGGCGTCTTCACCTCCGACCCGCGACAGGTTCCGCTCGCGCGCAAGATCGACCGCATCACCAGCGAGGAGATGCTCGAACTGGCCGCGGCCGGCGCCAAGGTGCTGCACATCCGCGCCGTCGAGTACGCGCGCCGCCACAATGTGACGCTGCACGTGCGCTCCTCGTTCTCGAACAAAGAGGGCACGTACGTGCTCAATGAAGCAGCGGCCGCCGAGGCCGCCAAGAAGGATGGAACCGTGGAAGAGCCCATCATCTCCGGCGTGGCCACCGACCTCAGCGAGGCCAAGATCACCGTCGTCGGCGTTCCCGACGTGCCCGGCAAGGCAGCCCAGATCTTCAAGATCGTCGCGAAGGCGAACGCCAACGTCGACATGATCGTCCAGAACGTCTCCGCCGCCGCGACCAGCCTGACCGACATCTCCTTCACGCTGCCGAAGTCGGAGGGCCAGCGCGTGCTGACCGCCCTGACCGCCGAGCGCGACGAGGTCGGCTACCAGTCGCTCCAGTACGACGACCAGATCGGCAAGCTCGCCCTCGTCGGCGCCGGGATGCGCACCAACTCCGGCGTGTCCGCGAAGCTCTTCGAGGCGCTCTACGACGCCGGCATCAACATCGAGATGATCTCCACCAGCGAGATCCGCATCTCGGTCGTGACGCGCGCCGACACGGTGGCCGAGGCGGCCCGCGTCGTGCACACCGCCTTCGGCCTCGACGGCGACGAGAAGGCCGTCGTCTACGCCGGCACCGGCCGCTAG
- the recR gene encoding recombination mediator RecR → MYEGIVQELIDELGRLPGIGPKSAQRIAFHILQTETFDVTRLAEVLLEVRDKVRFCEICGNVSEQATCSICRDPRRTPTLICVVEEAKDVVAIERTREFRGLYHVLGGAISPIDGVGPDDLRIRQLMQRLADGTVQEVIIATDPNLEGEATATYLSRLLVTLDIRVTRLASGLPVGGDLEYADEVTLGRAFEGRRQVS, encoded by the coding sequence GTGTACGAAGGCATCGTCCAAGAGCTGATCGACGAGCTCGGGCGGCTGCCGGGCATCGGCCCGAAGTCCGCCCAGCGCATCGCATTCCACATCCTCCAGACCGAGACGTTCGACGTCACGCGCCTGGCGGAGGTGCTGCTCGAGGTGCGCGACAAGGTCCGGTTCTGCGAGATCTGCGGCAACGTCTCGGAGCAGGCCACCTGCTCCATCTGCCGCGACCCGCGCCGCACGCCGACGCTGATCTGCGTGGTGGAGGAGGCGAAAGACGTCGTCGCCATCGAGCGCACGCGGGAGTTCCGCGGCCTGTACCACGTGCTCGGCGGCGCGATCAGCCCGATCGACGGAGTCGGCCCGGACGATCTCCGCATCCGGCAGCTCATGCAGCGCCTCGCCGACGGCACCGTTCAGGAGGTCATCATCGCGACCGACCCGAACCTCGAGGGCGAGGCGACCGCGACATACCTCAGCCGGCTGCTCGTCACCCTCGACATCCGGGTGACCCGCCTCGCCTCCGGCCTGCCCGTCGGCGGCGACCTCGAGTACGCCGACGAGGTCACCCTGGGCCGAGCCTTCGAGGGCCGCCGCCAGGTCTCCTGA
- a CDS encoding DNA polymerase III subunit gamma and tau, producing the protein MVTALYRRYRPDTFAEMIGQSQVTEPLMTALRTNRVNHAYLFSGPRGCGKTTSARILARCLNCAEGPTDTPCGKCDSCIELSRDGGGSLDVVEIDAASHNGVDDARDIRERAIFAPARDRFKIFILDEAHMVTPQGFNALLKIVEEPPEHVKFIFATTEPEKVIGTIRSRTHHYPFRLVPPAQMLEYVQGLCDSEGMTVAPGVLPLVVRAGGGSPRDTLSLLDQLMAGSEGSAIEYERAVALLGYTHAALLDDVIDAISARDAAGAFAAVDRVIQTGQDPRRFVEDLLERLRDLIVVAATSVEGAAAVLRGVPQDELDRMGVQAMKFGAAELSRAADIVNAALTEMTGATSPRLHLELMIARVLVPSSDESERGALARVERLERRVGVSDAIGSEPAGRAERAPVAPAASGSRAPAAAAPAASAPAAAAPVASAPAAPASAAPVAADEAVPAVAAASEPAASEPAAESATEPATTSERSDATAAAPVGPVTTQQVKDAWPQILDAVQRAKRSAWMVVFTAQVRSLNGDVLTLSFPSDNDVQSFRQPDAGGSLGVSEYLRQAIVDVLGIRVKFIARADSAPGSGGSPRPSGGAPAAPTAETWPGAEPSAPATVAPAAPSARRDASTSNAGAASGASSAGAPAARATAGAAAAATPAGAVVTEWATVTIPSAPSEPSEPSGPSTAVTAATVVTLERPAGAPDTAPAASPAAAPATPARAIPAPAAPSADEPPFDEPPFDEPPFDDVPPPETEPPFEPPVPDEPSGDWAEATSAAPSRPAASSREARAPRGSSAPAAGSRTPTFQQPQRYGEAVVREILGATFIEEQPAPPTPGMR; encoded by the coding sequence GTGGTAACCGCCCTGTATCGCCGCTATCGGCCCGACACCTTCGCCGAGATGATCGGCCAGTCCCAGGTGACGGAGCCGTTGATGACGGCGCTGCGCACGAACCGGGTGAATCACGCCTATCTGTTCTCCGGTCCCCGCGGCTGCGGCAAGACCACGTCGGCGCGCATCCTTGCCCGCTGTCTCAACTGCGCCGAGGGTCCGACCGACACTCCGTGCGGCAAATGCGACAGCTGCATCGAGCTGAGTCGCGACGGCGGCGGATCGCTCGACGTCGTCGAGATCGACGCGGCGAGCCACAACGGCGTCGACGACGCCCGCGACATCCGCGAGCGTGCGATCTTCGCTCCCGCTCGCGACCGGTTCAAGATCTTCATCCTCGACGAGGCGCACATGGTGACGCCGCAGGGCTTCAACGCGCTGCTCAAGATCGTCGAGGAGCCGCCGGAGCACGTGAAGTTCATCTTCGCGACGACCGAGCCTGAGAAGGTCATCGGGACCATCCGCTCCCGCACCCACCACTACCCGTTCCGGCTCGTCCCGCCCGCGCAGATGCTGGAGTACGTCCAGGGTCTCTGCGACAGCGAGGGCATGACCGTCGCCCCGGGCGTGCTGCCGCTCGTCGTGCGCGCCGGAGGCGGGTCGCCGCGGGACACGCTCTCGCTGCTCGACCAGCTCATGGCCGGGTCCGAGGGCAGCGCCATCGAATACGAGCGGGCCGTCGCCCTGCTCGGGTACACCCACGCGGCTCTGCTCGACGACGTGATCGACGCCATCTCCGCACGGGACGCGGCCGGGGCGTTCGCGGCGGTCGACCGCGTCATCCAGACCGGGCAGGATCCCCGACGGTTCGTCGAAGACCTGCTCGAGCGTCTGCGCGACCTCATCGTGGTCGCGGCGACCAGTGTCGAGGGTGCCGCGGCGGTGCTGCGCGGAGTCCCGCAGGACGAACTCGACCGGATGGGCGTGCAGGCCATGAAGTTCGGTGCCGCCGAGCTCAGCCGTGCCGCCGACATCGTCAACGCTGCGCTGACCGAGATGACCGGCGCCACGTCGCCGCGCCTGCATCTGGAACTCATGATCGCCCGCGTGCTCGTGCCGTCGAGCGACGAGAGCGAGCGTGGCGCGCTCGCTCGGGTCGAGCGGCTGGAGCGCCGGGTCGGCGTCAGCGACGCGATCGGGTCCGAGCCGGCCGGTCGTGCGGAGCGCGCCCCGGTAGCGCCCGCGGCGAGCGGTTCGCGTGCGCCTGCGGCTGCTGCGCCGGCTGCGTCGGCACCTGCCGCTGCTGCGCCGGTCGCGTCTGCGCCGGCTGCTCCGGCGTCTGCTGCTCCCGTGGCCGCCGACGAGGCCGTTCCGGCGGTCGCCGCCGCGTCCGAGCCCGCCGCGTCCGAGCCCGCCGCCGAGTCGGCGACCGAGCCCGCGACCACCTCCGAACGCTCGGACGCCACTGCTGCTGCCCCGGTCGGGCCGGTCACGACGCAACAGGTGAAGGACGCCTGGCCGCAGATCCTCGACGCCGTCCAGCGGGCCAAGCGCAGCGCGTGGATGGTCGTCTTCACCGCCCAGGTCCGCTCGCTCAACGGTGACGTGCTCACCCTCTCCTTCCCGAGCGACAACGATGTGCAGAGCTTCCGTCAGCCGGACGCGGGCGGTTCGCTCGGCGTCAGCGAATACCTCCGTCAGGCGATCGTCGACGTGCTCGGCATCCGGGTGAAGTTCATCGCCCGTGCCGACTCCGCCCCGGGTTCGGGCGGCTCGCCGCGGCCGTCGGGCGGCGCTCCGGCAGCCCCCACGGCGGAGACGTGGCCGGGCGCGGAGCCCTCTGCCCCGGCGACCGTCGCACCCGCTGCGCCGTCTGCCCGGCGTGATGCGTCGACCAGCAACGCCGGCGCTGCGAGCGGCGCGTCGTCTGCGGGAGCCCCCGCTGCGCGCGCGACGGCCGGCGCTGCTGCGGCCGCCACGCCCGCCGGCGCGGTCGTGACGGAATGGGCGACCGTGACGATCCCTTCTGCGCCGTCCGAGCCGTCCGAGCCGTCGGGACCGTCCACGGCGGTCACCGCCGCGACCGTGGTGACGCTCGAACGTCCCGCTGGAGCTCCCGATACCGCTCCCGCCGCGTCGCCCGCTGCTGCGCCCGCGACGCCCGCCCGCGCCATCCCGGCCCCTGCAGCGCCTTCCGCGGACGAGCCTCCGTTCGACGAGCCTCCGTTCGACGAGCCTCCGTTCGACGACGTCCCGCCGCCCGAGACGGAGCCGCCGTTCGAGCCCCCGGTTCCCGACGAGCCGTCCGGCGACTGGGCCGAGGCCACGTCCGCCGCGCCCTCCCGTCCGGCCGCATCCTCCCGCGAGGCGCGCGCGCCGCGCGGATCGTCGGCCCCGGCCGCCGGTTCCCGCACGCCGACGTTCCAGCAGCCGCAGCGCTACGGGGAGGCCGTGGTGCGTGAGATCCTCGGCGCCACGTTCATCGAGGAGCAGCCCGCGCCTCCCACCCCGGGAATGAGGTAG
- a CDS encoding acyl-CoA thioesterase/BAAT N-terminal domain-containing protein, translating into MRRKLAAALLALALGALVGCSGPPGAGGPRLEVSEEPSRIWQPVHLRLVSLPPGGRVTIRATARPQAPDGTSGGTWSSQAAYVVPSSGVVDLDREVPVEAPFSGADGMGLFWSLLGDHGEQATSPQQWGGATVTVDVDAVIDGRRIAARRLHRVGLSSVAPSRAVFDDGITGDYFEPSRAVGAPRPALLVFDGTEPDIETGVLAASTLSAMGYPALALSTYGSAGQLGPVRTLPAERVVAALNWLRSQPGVDPRRIFVFGTSRGAQLALWTAVAHPELVYGAIAPAGTTGLVCPSPVPGPAVTVGGAWVPCVSGTREVTTSSVLDLARIPGPVVLGCAGQDEQLGNGCTWMDVAATVRPARGGDAYVRAPQATHAFYLPPYTPLDLPPAPQAQPTEDARVSLWSAIGRALNVRGP; encoded by the coding sequence ATGAGACGGAAGCTGGCGGCCGCACTGCTCGCACTGGCGCTGGGCGCGCTGGTGGGATGCAGCGGGCCGCCCGGCGCAGGCGGTCCACGCCTCGAGGTGAGTGAGGAGCCGAGCCGCATCTGGCAACCGGTGCACCTGCGCCTGGTGTCGCTCCCGCCGGGCGGCCGCGTCACCATCCGCGCGACCGCGCGACCGCAAGCGCCCGACGGCACGTCGGGCGGGACGTGGAGCTCCCAGGCCGCCTATGTCGTGCCGTCATCGGGCGTGGTGGACCTCGACCGCGAGGTGCCGGTCGAGGCGCCGTTCTCCGGGGCGGACGGGATGGGGCTGTTCTGGTCGCTGCTGGGCGACCACGGGGAGCAGGCCACCTCGCCCCAGCAGTGGGGAGGCGCGACGGTCACCGTCGACGTGGATGCGGTCATCGACGGTCGGCGGATCGCCGCCCGGCGGCTGCATCGGGTCGGCCTGTCGTCCGTCGCCCCGTCACGCGCGGTCTTCGACGACGGGATCACCGGCGACTACTTCGAGCCGTCGAGGGCGGTCGGTGCGCCGAGACCGGCGCTCCTGGTCTTCGACGGCACCGAGCCGGACATCGAGACGGGGGTGCTGGCCGCATCCACCCTCTCGGCGATGGGCTACCCGGCGCTCGCGCTCTCGACCTACGGGTCGGCCGGTCAGCTCGGCCCGGTGCGCACCCTGCCGGCCGAGCGCGTGGTCGCCGCGCTCAACTGGCTGCGCTCGCAGCCGGGGGTCGACCCACGACGGATCTTCGTCTTCGGCACCTCCCGCGGGGCGCAACTGGCGCTCTGGACGGCGGTCGCGCATCCCGAACTCGTGTACGGCGCCATCGCGCCCGCGGGGACGACGGGACTGGTCTGCCCGTCGCCTGTCCCCGGACCGGCGGTGACCGTCGGCGGAGCCTGGGTGCCCTGCGTGAGCGGCACGCGGGAGGTCACCACGTCGTCGGTGCTCGACCTCGCGCGGATCCCAGGCCCGGTGGTGCTGGGATGCGCGGGCCAGGACGAGCAGCTCGGGAACGGCTGCACCTGGATGGACGTCGCGGCGACCGTCCGGCCCGCTCGCGGAGGCGACGCGTACGTCCGCGCTCCGCAGGCCACGCACGCCTTCTACCTGCCGCCGTACACGCCGTTGGACCTGCCCCCGGCCCCGCAGGCGCAGCCCACCGAGGACGCCCGGGTCTCGCTCTGGTCGGCGATCGGCCGGGCGCTGAACGTCCGCGGCCCCTGA